One genomic segment of Flagellimonas marinaquae includes these proteins:
- a CDS encoding KpsF/GutQ family sugar-phosphate isomerase has protein sequence MNDKKSILSIAKRTLEIESKAIANLIGLLDDHFEQAVQHILESDGRVVVSGIGKSAIIASKIVATLNSTGTPAIFMHAADAIHGDLGTIQQNDVVICLSQSGNTPEIKALLPLIKAGNHKLIGITGNMDSVLAKQADFVLNTYVEKEACPNNLAPTTSTSAQMAVGDALAICLLELKGFSSTDFAKYHPGGALGKKLYLRVADIVLNNQKPQVDVNTKVKDVIVEISEKMLGVTAVMDKDKVVGIVTDGDVRRMLSKYDNISGLTARDIMTSNPKTIDVDTLAVKALKMLQEQSISQLLAFDGDSYAGVVHIHNLINEGIL, from the coding sequence TTGAACGACAAAAAGTCAATTTTATCCATAGCAAAGCGGACCCTTGAAATAGAGAGCAAGGCCATTGCAAATTTAATAGGTCTGTTGGACGACCATTTTGAACAAGCGGTTCAGCATATACTTGAATCCGATGGAAGAGTCGTAGTTTCCGGCATTGGTAAAAGCGCCATAATTGCATCAAAAATTGTAGCAACCTTAAATTCTACTGGCACACCTGCAATTTTTATGCATGCCGCCGATGCCATACACGGGGATTTGGGCACTATTCAACAAAATGATGTGGTCATATGCCTTTCTCAGAGCGGGAACACACCAGAAATTAAAGCCTTATTGCCCCTAATTAAGGCGGGCAACCACAAATTGATAGGAATTACAGGAAACATGGATTCCGTTTTAGCCAAACAAGCAGATTTTGTGCTCAACACCTACGTGGAGAAAGAGGCATGCCCCAATAATTTAGCACCCACAACCAGTACTTCGGCCCAAATGGCGGTCGGTGACGCACTGGCCATTTGTTTATTGGAGCTTAAAGGATTCAGCAGCACCGATTTTGCCAAGTACCATCCTGGTGGGGCTTTGGGCAAAAAATTATATTTACGGGTGGCCGATATTGTGCTCAACAATCAAAAACCGCAAGTGGACGTAAATACCAAAGTAAAGGATGTAATCGTCGAAATCTCCGAAAAAATGTTGGGTGTTACCGCCGTTATGGACAAGGACAAAGTGGTAGGAATCGTTACCGATGGCGATGTTAGGAGGATGTTGAGCAAATACGACAATATAAGCGGACTTACCGCAAGGGACATCATGACCTCCAATCCCAAAACAATAGATGTGGATACTTTGGCCGTTAAGGCCCTTAAAATGTTACAAGAACAGAGCATATCGCAACTATTGGCCTTTGACGGTGATTCGTATGCCGGCGTAGTCCATATCCATAACCTTATAAACGAGGGAATCCTATAA
- a CDS encoding cysteine desulfurase family protein: protein MQKVYLDNAATTQVRKEVIERMQEALAQFYGNPSSTHSFGRSAKTAVEQARKTIAKTLNAHPSEIIFTSGGTEADNMILRCAVRDLDVETIITSKIEHHAVLHTVEELEKEYGINVWYVDLDENGNPKMDHLESLLNKSDSKKLVSLMHVNNEIGNILDIGTVGELCKANKALFHSDTVQSIGHYPWDVQNVNIDFMTAAAHKFHGPKGIGFAFIRKNSGLKPLIFGGSQERGFRAGTEPFHNIVGLEEAFIRAYENIEEETEAIKSLKQYFLEKLKQEIPDALCNGLSGDLEKSTYTLANVRLPFDKQKGLMLLFHLDMKGIACSKGSACQSGSSQGSHVLNEILEWEEQEKPSLRFSFSMYNTREEIDYTVQVLKEFANS from the coding sequence ATGCAAAAAGTCTATCTGGATAATGCTGCTACCACGCAGGTTAGAAAAGAAGTGATCGAGCGAATGCAAGAGGCATTGGCACAGTTTTATGGAAACCCTTCTTCCACCCACAGTTTTGGGAGATCGGCCAAAACAGCTGTTGAACAGGCCAGAAAGACCATTGCAAAAACGTTGAATGCCCATCCCTCCGAAATTATTTTCACCTCTGGAGGAACAGAGGCGGACAATATGATTTTGAGATGTGCGGTGAGGGATCTGGATGTTGAGACCATAATCACATCTAAAATTGAGCACCATGCCGTCTTACATACAGTAGAAGAGCTCGAAAAAGAGTACGGTATCAATGTCTGGTACGTGGATCTGGACGAAAATGGCAACCCTAAAATGGATCATTTGGAGAGCCTGCTCAACAAGAGCGATTCCAAAAAGTTGGTAAGCTTAATGCATGTAAACAACGAAATAGGCAATATATTGGATATTGGCACTGTTGGCGAACTTTGTAAGGCAAATAAAGCTCTTTTTCATTCCGATACGGTGCAATCCATTGGGCATTACCCTTGGGATGTACAAAATGTAAATATTGATTTTATGACGGCGGCTGCCCACAAATTCCATGGGCCCAAAGGAATAGGGTTTGCCTTTATCCGAAAAAATTCCGGATTAAAGCCATTGATTTTTGGTGGTTCCCAAGAACGCGGTTTTAGGGCAGGGACCGAGCCTTTCCATAATATTGTTGGGTTGGAAGAGGCTTTTATTAGGGCATACGAGAACATAGAGGAAGAAACAGAGGCTATTAAATCGCTTAAACAATACTTTTTGGAAAAGCTCAAACAAGAAATTCCCGATGCGTTGTGCAATGGGCTTTCTGGAGATTTGGAGAAAAGTACCTACACCTTGGCCAACGTGCGCTTACCTTTTGATAAACAGAAAGGTCTAATGTTGCTTTTCCATTTGGATATGAAAGGTATTGCTTGTTCCAAGGGGAGTGCCTGTCAATCAGGTAGTAGTCAAGGATCCCATGTGCTCAACGAAATTCTTGAGTGGGAAGAACAGGAGAAGCCCAGTCTTCGTTTTTCTTTTTCCATGTACAATACCAGGGAAGAAATAGATTATACCGTTCAGGTCCTCAAAGAGTTTGCGAACAGTTAA
- a CDS encoding PH domain-containing protein: MEEEKQHKDVFDGSTEAVVCPSKVGLELLIPVLLIFGIGIVGSFGESSLIGVIIQFAIMLVFVLLFFSISYTVSDEILTVTSLFVVKKNIPIKDITRIVESNNPISAPAASLSRLEVYYGKYSSMVISPKDKMRFIKHLTRLSPTIQVELKKRNKK, encoded by the coding sequence ATGGAGGAGGAAAAACAACATAAGGACGTATTTGATGGTTCCACGGAAGCTGTGGTGTGTCCATCCAAAGTGGGGCTAGAGTTATTGATACCTGTTCTATTGATTTTTGGTATCGGGATAGTTGGTTCTTTTGGGGAGAGTAGTCTGATCGGTGTGATAATTCAGTTTGCCATTATGCTGGTCTTTGTACTTCTTTTTTTCTCCATTTCCTATACAGTTTCGGATGAAATATTAACGGTGACCTCTTTATTTGTGGTCAAAAAGAATATACCGATCAAGGACATAACACGAATAGTGGAATCGAACAATCCGATCAGTGCCCCTGCGGCATCTTTGAGCCGGTTGGAAGTATACTACGGTAAATACAGCAGTATGGTAATCTCACCTAAGGATAAAATGCGATTTATTAAGCATTTAACACGCCTCTCTCCAACCATTCAAGTGGAGCTTAAAAAGAGAAATAAAAAATAA
- the recQ gene encoding DNA helicase RecQ, translating to MSLTNTDLHSSLKKYFGFSKFKGLQEGVIQNILSDNDTFVIMPTGGGKSLCYQLPALMKEGTAIVVSPLIALMKNQVDAIRGISEQHGIAHVLNSSLTKTEVKQVKQDIVNGVTKLLYVAPESLTKEENVEFLRKVKLSFVAVDEAHCISEWGHDFRPEYRNLRGIINRLGDNIPIIGLTATATPKVQEDIIKNLGMTDAKVFKASFNRPNLFYEVRPKTKNVDADIIRFVKQNQGKSGIIYCLSRKRVEELAQVLQVNGVSAVPYHAGFDAKTRSKYQDMFLMEEVDVVVATIAFGMGIDKPDVRFVIHHDIPKSIESYYQETGRAGRDGGEGHCLAYYAYKDVEKLEKFMSGKPVAEQEIGNALLQEIVAYAETSMSRRKFILHYFGEDFDEVNGEGADMDDNSRNPKPKEEAKAEVTKLLHVVKETKEKFKTKEIVRILVGKTNAMISSHKTDEKEFFGIGKEQDKTFWMALTRQVLVAGLLKKEIEQYGILHLTENGKKFLDNPESFMMTKDHVYSKDDTGNIVVPEKSNGAVADENLLKLLKDLRKREAQKREVPPFVVFQDPSLEDMSLKYPVTMQEIINIQGVGEGKAKKYGKPFVDLISKYVDENEITRPDDLVVKSTGANSGLKLYVIQSVDRKLPLDDIASAKGLELPELIKEMEQIVFSGTKLNIGYWIDEILDEDQQEEIHDYFLDADTDSISAAVDEFDGDYEDEELRLYRLKFISEVAN from the coding sequence ATGAGCCTAACGAACACTGATTTGCATTCCTCGCTCAAAAAATATTTTGGTTTCTCAAAGTTTAAAGGATTACAAGAAGGTGTGATCCAAAACATTCTAAGTGATAACGATACTTTTGTGATTATGCCCACGGGAGGAGGCAAATCCCTCTGTTACCAATTGCCGGCATTAATGAAAGAGGGGACCGCCATTGTGGTTTCCCCATTGATCGCCCTTATGAAAAACCAGGTCGATGCCATTCGCGGAATATCCGAACAACATGGAATAGCCCATGTGTTAAATTCTTCCCTGACCAAGACCGAGGTAAAACAAGTAAAGCAGGACATAGTAAATGGGGTTACCAAATTGCTCTATGTGGCTCCGGAATCACTGACCAAGGAAGAAAATGTGGAGTTTTTAAGAAAGGTCAAACTTTCTTTTGTGGCGGTGGATGAGGCTCATTGTATATCCGAGTGGGGCCACGACTTTAGGCCCGAATACCGAAATTTAAGAGGAATTATAAATCGATTGGGAGATAATATTCCCATAATCGGCCTAACCGCTACGGCAACACCAAAGGTGCAAGAGGATATTATTAAAAATTTGGGCATGACGGATGCCAAGGTATTCAAAGCATCGTTCAATAGGCCCAATCTATTTTACGAAGTACGTCCCAAAACCAAGAATGTGGATGCCGATATTATCCGTTTTGTTAAACAAAATCAGGGTAAATCTGGTATAATTTATTGTTTGAGCAGAAAACGTGTAGAAGAATTGGCACAAGTGCTTCAGGTAAACGGGGTAAGTGCCGTGCCCTACCATGCAGGCTTCGATGCCAAGACACGTTCCAAGTATCAAGATATGTTCTTAATGGAGGAAGTGGATGTGGTTGTTGCTACGATTGCTTTTGGAATGGGAATCGACAAGCCGGATGTCCGATTTGTGATCCATCACGATATTCCAAAAAGTATAGAAAGTTATTATCAGGAAACTGGTCGTGCAGGTAGGGATGGGGGCGAAGGGCACTGTTTGGCCTATTACGCCTATAAAGATGTGGAAAAACTGGAAAAATTCATGTCCGGTAAACCTGTGGCGGAACAAGAGATCGGTAATGCCCTGCTTCAAGAAATTGTGGCTTATGCCGAAACCTCTATGTCCCGTAGAAAATTTATACTACACTATTTCGGTGAGGATTTTGACGAAGTGAACGGTGAAGGCGCCGATATGGACGATAACTCCCGAAACCCAAAACCTAAAGAAGAGGCCAAAGCGGAAGTAACCAAATTATTGCACGTGGTAAAGGAAACCAAGGAGAAATTCAAGACCAAAGAAATTGTCCGTATCCTGGTGGGCAAAACCAATGCGATGATCTCCTCCCATAAAACCGATGAGAAAGAATTTTTTGGAATAGGAAAAGAACAGGACAAAACATTTTGGATGGCTTTAACGCGCCAAGTTTTGGTGGCAGGTCTCTTAAAAAAGGAAATCGAGCAATACGGAATCCTGCATTTAACAGAAAACGGCAAAAAGTTTTTGGACAATCCAGAATCTTTTATGATGACCAAAGATCATGTGTATTCCAAGGATGATACAGGAAATATAGTCGTTCCTGAAAAATCCAATGGAGCCGTTGCAGACGAAAACTTGTTGAAATTGCTCAAAGATCTAAGGAAAAGGGAAGCTCAAAAAAGAGAAGTTCCTCCATTTGTAGTCTTTCAAGACCCCTCACTGGAAGATATGTCCCTTAAGTACCCAGTGACCATGCAGGAAATAATAAATATTCAGGGTGTTGGCGAGGGCAAGGCAAAAAAATATGGTAAACCGTTCGTAGACCTTATTTCCAAATATGTGGATGAGAACGAAATTACCAGGCCGGACGATCTTGTAGTGAAAAGCACGGGTGCCAATTCGGGTTTAAAACTGTACGTAATTCAGAGTGTGGATAGAAAATTGCCCTTGGACGATATTGCATCGGCAAAAGGGCTGGAGCTTCCCGAACTTATCAAAGAAATGGAGCAGATCGTGTTCAGTGGTACCAAGTTGAACATTGGTTACTGGATAGATGAAATTCTGGATGAAGACCAACAAGAAGAAATCCATGATTACTTTCTTGATGCGGATACCGATTCCATTTCGGCTGCCGTAGATGAGTTTGATGGTGATTACGAGGACGAGGAGCTGCGTTTGTACCGTCTAAAATTTATAAGTGAAGTGGCGAATTAA
- a CDS encoding CCC motif membrane protein: MNQQPLPGASTVLTMGILSIVGTLFCCGPLGAIFSIIGLSKAKSASNLYHQNPESYTDFSNVKTGKILSYIGLVIALIYLVLTILYFGFIVAMITTGEFSGEF, encoded by the coding sequence ATGAACCAACAACCCTTACCCGGGGCAAGTACAGTGTTGACAATGGGGATACTCTCCATTGTCGGCACTTTGTTCTGCTGTGGCCCACTGGGAGCCATATTTAGTATTATTGGCCTTTCAAAAGCTAAATCCGCAAGTAATCTTTACCACCAAAATCCAGAAAGTTATACGGACTTCAGTAATGTAAAAACAGGAAAAATACTGTCATACATAGGGTTGGTGATCGCCTTGATCTATTTGGTGCTCACAATTCTTTACTTTGGATTTATTGTGGCCATGATCACAACAGGAGAATTTAGTGGCGAATTTTAA
- the lptB gene encoding LPS export ABC transporter ATP-binding protein, producing MKLRAENIMKAYRGRKVVKGISLEVNQGEIVGLLGPNGAGKTTSFYMIVGLIKPNGGNIYLDSTDITSFPMYKRAQHGIGYLAQEASVFRKLSIEKNILSVLQLTKLSKKEQHMKMESLIDEFGLGHIRKNRGDLLSGGERRRTEIARALATDPKFILLDEPFAGVDPVAVEDIQRIVAQLKNKNIGILITDHNVQETLAITERSYLMFEGGILKAGVPEELAVDEMVRKVYLGQNFELRKKKLDF from the coding sequence ATGAAGCTACGCGCAGAAAATATTATGAAGGCCTATCGAGGCCGAAAAGTTGTCAAAGGCATATCGCTCGAGGTCAATCAGGGTGAAATTGTTGGACTATTGGGGCCCAATGGGGCAGGTAAGACCACATCGTTCTACATGATCGTGGGACTTATTAAACCGAATGGCGGAAACATCTACCTGGACAGTACGGATATCACTAGCTTCCCCATGTACAAAAGGGCACAGCATGGAATTGGCTATTTAGCCCAAGAAGCATCGGTCTTCCGAAAACTCAGCATAGAAAAAAATATATTGAGTGTGTTGCAGCTTACCAAATTGAGCAAAAAAGAACAACACATGAAGATGGAGTCCCTGATCGATGAATTTGGTCTGGGGCATATACGTAAAAACCGTGGGGATTTGCTGTCCGGGGGCGAACGTCGCCGTACCGAGATAGCCCGCGCACTGGCCACAGACCCTAAATTTATTTTATTGGACGAGCCCTTTGCCGGGGTTGACCCTGTTGCGGTAGAGGACATTCAGCGCATCGTGGCCCAATTAAAAAACAAGAACATTGGCATCCTGATCACCGACCATAATGTGCAGGAAACTTTGGCCATTACCGAACGCTCGTACTTAATGTTCGAAGGCGGCATTCTAAAGGCCGGAGTTCCCGAGGAACTTGCCGTTGACGAAATGGTCCGGAAAGTGTATCTGGGGCAAAACTTTGAACTTCGAAAAAAGAAGCTCGACTTTTAA
- a CDS encoding Smr/MutS family protein, whose protein sequence is MGKFLKGDKVEVLDEAIAGIVQQVEGDEVAILTDDGFPMRFMSHDLVKIEGDITVSNFEAAQVKKQKELPKKRTSPVLRPKERSAPKMEVDLHIHQLVKSSKGMSNYDMLNIQLETAKSQLDFAIRKRIQKVVFIHGVGEGVLKEELHYLFNRFENLKFYDADYQKYGLGATEVYIYQNA, encoded by the coding sequence ATGGGCAAATTTTTAAAAGGAGACAAGGTGGAGGTTTTGGACGAAGCCATAGCGGGCATTGTTCAACAGGTTGAAGGTGATGAGGTTGCCATACTTACGGATGATGGGTTCCCCATGCGATTTATGTCCCACGACCTTGTAAAGATCGAGGGGGACATTACTGTATCCAATTTTGAAGCTGCTCAAGTCAAAAAACAGAAAGAACTGCCCAAAAAAAGAACTTCACCTGTATTGAGGCCCAAAGAGCGAAGCGCACCGAAAATGGAAGTGGACCTGCATATTCATCAATTGGTAAAATCGAGCAAGGGCATGAGCAATTACGATATGCTAAATATCCAGTTGGAGACCGCGAAGAGTCAGTTGGATTTTGCCATTCGAAAACGTATTCAAAAAGTAGTTTTTATACATGGTGTGGGCGAGGGGGTGCTCAAGGAAGAGCTGCATTACCTTTTTAATAGGTTCGAAAACCTAAAATTTTACGATGCCGATTACCAAAAATATGGTTTGGGCGCAACCGAAGTTTACATTTACCAGAACGCTTAA
- a CDS encoding CCC motif membrane protein has protein sequence MEQQKLPNATLIMVFGIISIVTCCCYGVIGLIFGVIGLILANKALKLYAENPEMYDGVQSVKTGRILSIIGIVLNVLYLLMSLWAISAFGWDALQDPQRMQEILEQYQ, from the coding sequence ATGGAACAACAAAAACTTCCAAATGCAACGCTGATCATGGTATTCGGTATTATATCGATAGTTACCTGTTGCTGCTACGGGGTAATCGGTCTAATTTTTGGTGTTATTGGTTTAATATTGGCCAACAAAGCATTGAAACTTTATGCCGAAAACCCAGAAATGTACGATGGTGTACAATCCGTTAAAACCGGTAGAATACTCTCCATTATCGGTATTGTACTAAATGTGCTTTATCTCTTAATGTCCCTATGGGCCATATCTGCTTTTGGATGGGATGCCCTACAGGACCCGCAAAGAATGCAAGAAATTCTTGAACAATATCAATAA
- a CDS encoding M23 family metallopeptidase, with amino-acid sequence MRRTLFLAFFLFAIYLAAQEKYPQNTFRSPLDIPLVLSGTFGELRSNHFHSGMDLKTQQREGLPVYAIEDGTVTRIKISHWGYGKALYVAHPNGHMSVYAHLQKFGPEIEKYVKKVQYQKQSFEVEMFPDYGELKVAKGDIIAFSGNTGGSAGPHLHFEIRNSVNGKPTNPLLYGYEVRDATDPTLLGLFAYPLAKGALVNQSAEKIQLNYKKQADGSFLADKVTAVGTIGFGINSFDRLDMAANKNGVYAVKQTVNGKVYSEFDFDTFSFGETRYINTLIDYAHFYNHRQRIQKCFKEPYNHLSIYKSLYNDGKIEIIEGLSYTVEILISDLAGNTTKLIIPVEGKMQEEKIAKKNDPTDNFLIANKPNNFDLGAAKVFFPASTFYEDFYIDLQKGTDTITIHNNSVAAHRNFTISFDPSKYTKEERKQMFIAHLDSKKRPSYSKTYKRDGSFTTRTRTLGTYTLVKDSIPPTIRPKNFKEKQWLSNYNYLSLLISDDLSGIDSYSATLNGKWILMEYEPKTNTITYNFEDNITNDTECDLIVTVTDNVGNSTIFSTKFFRK; translated from the coding sequence ATGCGTAGAACACTATTTTTAGCCTTCTTTTTATTTGCAATTTATCTAGCTGCACAAGAAAAATATCCGCAAAACACATTTCGTTCCCCATTGGACATCCCCTTGGTACTTTCCGGCACCTTTGGTGAACTACGTTCCAACCATTTCCACTCCGGTATGGACCTTAAGACCCAACAAAGGGAAGGCCTCCCGGTTTACGCTATCGAAGATGGCACGGTAACCCGCATCAAAATCTCGCATTGGGGCTACGGTAAGGCACTGTACGTTGCGCATCCCAATGGACATATGTCTGTTTATGCCCACCTTCAAAAATTTGGGCCAGAAATAGAGAAGTACGTAAAAAAAGTGCAGTACCAAAAGCAGTCTTTCGAGGTTGAAATGTTCCCCGATTATGGAGAGTTAAAAGTAGCGAAAGGAGATATTATCGCATTTTCCGGTAACACGGGAGGGTCCGCAGGGCCCCATCTACATTTTGAGATTCGAAACAGTGTAAACGGAAAACCTACCAATCCCCTGCTCTATGGTTACGAAGTAAGGGATGCCACAGACCCGACTTTGCTGGGACTTTTTGCATACCCACTGGCCAAGGGTGCATTGGTAAATCAGAGTGCAGAAAAAATTCAATTGAATTATAAAAAACAAGCAGACGGGTCTTTTTTGGCCGATAAGGTAACGGCGGTCGGTACAATCGGGTTCGGCATCAATAGCTTTGACCGTTTGGATATGGCCGCCAATAAAAATGGCGTATATGCCGTAAAACAAACCGTAAACGGCAAGGTTTATTCTGAATTCGACTTTGACACTTTCTCGTTCGGCGAAACACGGTACATCAACACTTTAATCGATTACGCCCACTTTTATAACCACAGACAGCGCATTCAAAAGTGCTTTAAAGAGCCCTATAACCATTTAAGTATTTACAAGTCCCTTTATAATGATGGTAAAATTGAGATTATCGAAGGTCTGTCCTATACTGTGGAAATCCTTATTTCTGATCTGGCCGGTAACACTACCAAACTCATAATTCCCGTGGAAGGCAAAATGCAAGAGGAGAAAATTGCCAAGAAAAATGACCCTACAGATAATTTCTTGATAGCCAATAAGCCCAATAACTTTGATTTGGGCGCTGCAAAAGTATTTTTTCCCGCTAGCACGTTTTATGAAGATTTCTATATCGACCTTCAAAAAGGAACCGACACCATTACCATACACAACAACAGCGTTGCGGCACACCGAAATTTCACGATCAGTTTCGACCCATCAAAATATACCAAGGAAGAACGAAAACAAATGTTCATTGCCCATCTGGACAGCAAAAAGAGACCATCTTATTCAAAAACCTACAAGAGAGACGGTTCTTTCACCACCCGAACGCGGACTTTGGGCACATACACCCTTGTCAAGGACAGTATTCCTCCTACCATTAGACCAAAGAACTTCAAGGAAAAGCAATGGCTCAGCAACTACAATTACTTGAGTCTACTTATTTCCGATGACCTTAGTGGAATAGATAGTTATTCCGCCACATTGAACGGAAAATGGATTTTGATGGAATACGAACCAAAGACAAACACCATTACCTATAATTTTGAGGACAATATAACCAACGACACGGAATGCGACCTCATAGTTACGGTTACGGACAATGTGGGCAACTCCACTATATTTAGTACCAAGTTTTTCAGGAAATAG
- a CDS encoding DUF2752 domain-containing protein — protein MMYLTPTIFAIDLKDYMLPCLNKKLLGVDCPGCGMQRAVDLLLHGDFIAAFYMYPAIYPIVALLVFLLANIFFSFKHAQQVKWFLLLFTAGTIIVSYIIKMNNLFN, from the coding sequence ATGATGTACCTAACACCAACCATATTCGCCATTGACCTGAAGGACTACATGTTACCTTGCCTTAATAAAAAGTTATTGGGCGTGGATTGTCCCGGTTGTGGTATGCAACGTGCCGTGGATCTGCTCCTACATGGTGATTTTATAGCTGCATTTTATATGTACCCGGCCATTTATCCCATTGTTGCGCTACTCGTTTTTTTACTGGCAAACATCTTTTTTAGTTTTAAACATGCACAGCAGGTAAAATGGTTTTTGTTGTTGTTTACAGCGGGTACCATCATAGTAAGTTACATCATAAAAATGAATAACCTTTTTAATTAA
- a CDS encoding carboxymuconolactone decarboxylase family protein, producing the protein MANNKVEEFNAYRANMNDKLLAENNKLIKRIFNLDTNAYMEGALDVKTKELLGLVASAVLRCDDCVKYHLESSKNAGANKEEVMETLGIATLVGGTIVIPHLRRAYEFWEDLEESEA; encoded by the coding sequence ATGGCAAATAATAAAGTAGAAGAGTTCAATGCATATCGCGCCAATATGAACGATAAGCTGCTCGCAGAGAACAACAAGCTCATAAAGCGTATCTTCAACCTGGACACCAACGCCTATATGGAAGGCGCACTGGATGTAAAGACCAAAGAATTGCTGGGTCTGGTCGCCTCGGCCGTGCTGCGATGTGACGATTGTGTGAAATACCACCTCGAAAGCTCCAAAAATGCAGGGGCCAATAAAGAAGAAGTTATGGAAACCTTGGGCATAGCCACTTTGGTAGGCGGAACCATAGTGATTCCGCATTTACGACGAGCGTATGAGTTTTGGGAAGATTTGGAGGAGAGCGAAGCTTAA
- the tatC gene encoding twin-arginine translocase subunit TatC, giving the protein MSKKERKNPDEMSFLDHLEELRWHLVRSTLAVVIIACVAFVFRGFIFDTILFGPKNMDFPTYQFFCNIGKLFGVDSEFCGDEIPFTIQSRLMAGQFSAHIWTSIWAGVILGFPYILWELWKFISPGLYENERKHSKGFIITASGLFFLGVLFGYYIVAPLSINFLGSYQVSKEVLNEIDLASYIGTVRASVIACGIMFELPIVIFFLTKVGLVTPEILKKYRKIALVIILILSAIITPPDVTSQIIVCIPVLILYQVSIFISKMVVKSEARKVKATKNGK; this is encoded by the coding sequence ATGTCTAAAAAAGAGAGAAAAAACCCAGACGAAATGTCCTTTTTGGACCATTTGGAAGAATTGCGCTGGCACTTGGTCCGATCCACATTGGCCGTGGTCATAATTGCGTGTGTCGCCTTTGTTTTTAGAGGCTTTATTTTTGATACTATCTTGTTCGGCCCAAAGAACATGGACTTCCCAACCTATCAATTTTTCTGTAATATAGGAAAGTTGTTCGGGGTAGATTCGGAATTTTGTGGCGACGAAATCCCGTTCACCATTCAAAGTAGATTGATGGCCGGTCAATTCTCCGCACACATCTGGACCTCTATCTGGGCGGGCGTAATTCTCGGATTTCCATATATTTTGTGGGAGTTGTGGAAATTTATCAGCCCCGGACTCTACGAAAACGAAAGAAAACATTCAAAAGGGTTCATTATAACGGCTTCGGGATTGTTTTTCCTTGGTGTATTGTTCGGATACTACATTGTTGCCCCGCTTTCCATCAACTTTTTGGGGTCGTACCAGGTCAGTAAGGAAGTATTGAACGAAATCGACCTGGCTTCTTACATTGGAACGGTCAGGGCCTCCGTAATCGCTTGCGGGATCATGTTTGAGTTGCCCATTGTAATATTTTTCTTGACCAAAGTTGGACTGGTAACCCCCGAAATCCTCAAAAAGTATAGAAAAATAGCTTTGGTGATCATTCTGATTTTATCGGCGATCATTACCCCTCCCGATGTAACCAGCCAAATCATTGTATGTATTCCTGTATTGATTTTGTACCAGGTAAGCATATTTATATCAAAAATGGTAGTAAAAAGCGAAGCTAGAAAAGTAAAAGCTACAAAAAATGGCAAATAA
- a CDS encoding cell division protein ZapA has protein sequence MNEKLKIKLSIADRVYPLTIDPKQEEGLRKAAKNIENLAKKFEQNYAVRDKQDVLAMCALQFASKIEQSGIDRSENAEAAMQRLRALDELVHSKLGE, from the coding sequence ATGAACGAGAAGCTCAAAATAAAGCTTTCCATTGCCGATAGGGTATATCCATTGACCATAGACCCCAAGCAAGAAGAAGGATTGCGGAAGGCGGCCAAGAACATTGAAAACCTGGCCAAAAAGTTTGAGCAAAATTATGCAGTTCGGGACAAGCAAGATGTATTGGCCATGTGTGCCCTACAATTTGCATCCAAAATTGAGCAGAGTGGGATAGATCGTTCTGAAAATGCGGAAGCAGCCATGCAAAGGCTCAGGGCATTGGATGAACTGGTACATTCCAAACTGGGAGAATAA